The window GCGTGGCCGCGTCCGACTTGCCGCGGAACGGCGGCTCCCCCGCGAGCAGTTCAAACAGGATCACGCCGAGCGAATAGATGTCGGTCGCCGGGCCAAGCTCGTTCACCAGCCCCTCGGCCTGCTCGGGGGACATATAGGCGGGCGTCCCCACGATCACCCCCGACCGCGTGTCGTGGCCGACCTGGTCGAGCAGCTTCGCGAGTCCGAAATCGGTGATCTTGCCCGAGAGAGCCGGGGCCGACGCCGTTTCGCCAACCTGAAACGTTGTTTCATTCGTGGACGACTCGAGCAGCACGTTTGCCGGCTTCAGATCGCGATGGAGCACACCCTGCGCGTGCGCGTACTGCATCGCATCGGCCAGATCGGCTACCAGGCGAGCCGCCTCCTCGATCGGCACCGCAGAAGTTCGCTCGCGGAGCCACTCGGCGAGACTCTGGCCCGGCACGTAGGCCGCGGCGATGAAGGAAAGCGGCCCGACTTCGCCGATCTCGAAGACCGGCACGATGTGGGGGTGCGTCAAGCGTGCCGCCGCCTGGGCCTCGCGCTGGAAGCGTTCCCTGGCTTCGGCGCCGGGCAGCGAATCGCCACGCGGAACCTTGAGCGCCACCAATCGCTTGAGGACCGGATCGCGCGCCAGGAAGACGACGCCCAGCCCGCCGCGTCCTAGCTCGCGCAAGAGCTCGAATCGGCCGATGCGCTTGCCAGCCAGATCAAACAAGGCTGGTGTGTGAGCGGAGGGCTCTTTACTCTCTTGCACCGCCGCATCTTGTCCGTCGATCGCAGGTGGCGCTGCCTTGGCACGGCGATGGAGCTCCAATTGCCAGAGGCAATCTTCCAACTCGGCCAACTTCTGGGCCAGCTCCGGATCGGTCACCAGCGAGTCGTCGAGCGATGAGTCGGCCGGGTTCGAAGGTTGGGGGGTCTCGGCCTCGCCATTCGTGACGCGGGGCTGCATCGTGGCGTCCGGCAGCGGCGCGCGGCTCCCTTGCCACGATTGATCGATGAGGTATTGGTGATAGGTCACCAGCAACTCGGCCAGCGCCGACTCTTGCGGCGCCGATTCTGGATTCGCCGAAGCTCGATGTGCCGAAGGTTGGCTCGGCGGCGTGTCGTCGTCACGATTGGTCGTGTCCATGCAGTTCCTTCGTCAAGCGTTGGATTGCCCGGAGCCAGAGCGCCCGCGTCTGCCCCGTTGTGCGGTCCATGGCGTGCCCGATCTCTTCGAACGGCAGCAGGTCGTAATTGCGTAACTGGATGACTTGCCGGTAGTGGGCCGGCAGCCGCGACATGGCCTGCTGAACGGCTTGCCGATCTTCGTCACGCACGAGCAAGTGGCTCGCCGTTTTTCCTTCGCTGACCAGATCGACCAGGTTCTCGAGCGCGCTCTCGTCGCCGGGGGGCGCCTCGCGGCGGAGATCGCGCTGCGCCGTGGCCAGGTAGCGGCGCCGCGCGTGAGCGAGTTTGTTCGCCAGGATGCCGCGCAGCCAGCCGGCGAACTCCTGGGGCGTGGTCCCTTGAAAGCCCACGATCCCGCGGTGAGCGTCGGCGAAGGTCTCTTGCACCAGGTCCGAGGCCGAGACTTTCACGCGCAGATCGGAGCGCAACTCGCGCTGCGCGGTCA of the Pirellulales bacterium genome contains:
- a CDS encoding sigma-70 family RNA polymerase sigma factor, which translates into the protein MTTPPVTGRSPDSHARLLAAARAGSAEALGQMLQGCRAYLLMTAQRELRSDLRVKVSASDLVQETFADAHRGIVGFQGTTPQEFAGWLRGILANKLAHARRRYLATAQRDLRREAPPGDESALENLVDLVSEGKTASHLLVRDEDRQAVQQAMSRLPAHYRQVIQLRNYDLLPFEEIGHAMDRTTGQTRALWLRAIQRLTKELHGHDQS